A stretch of DNA from Streptomyces sp. NBC_00271:
GGAATACGACAGCCACCGGCCCCGGCGGGAGAGCCAGTCGAGGAAGGCATGGGTCCCGCCGGCGGAGTCGGTGCGGATCAGCGTCTTCCGGCCCCGCCGCAGGTGCTTGGGGAGTTGGGCCAGGGCGAGTTGGGCTGTTTCGATGTGGTCGCTCGCGGTGTTGGAGCCAGCGTTGCCGGGCCGCAGCAGCGCGGCGACCGGCTCTCCGGAACCGGCCTGGCCGTGGTCAACAAACGCGACGAGCGGATGATGACCGAAGGTCTTCTTCCAGGTCGCGGTGGCATCCTGCTTCTCGGAGTGCGCAAGGACAAGCACGCCGTCGATGTCCACGATCACGTGACCGTCGGCGGCCGGACTTCTCACCCCGGCCAGTTCCCAGACCCGCGAGCGTACTTCGGCCCGCGCCGACCGGATCGCGGTGAGCGCCTTCGGCCCGGCTGCGGCGAGGGCGTCGATGAGCCGGGAGACCGTGGGATCGGATGCCACCGGGCCGAACACGTCGGGCTCGGCCCGCAACATGGCGACATCGGCGAGGCAGTCACCGCCCAGAGCCGTCGCGAGCGCGACATCCAGCAGGATTTTGCCCGGGTTGTGCACTGCCCGCGGCTTGCGCCACGGCGCCATTGCCGTCGATATCGCGCTGTCCAGGCCGCACTTGCGGACCGTCTCGACCAGCAGCACCGCCCCGGCCTGCGAGACCGTCCCGCTGCCACCGCCCTCGACGCGGACACGCGGGTACAACCCGATACGCTTGCTCACCTGGAGAGTGCTTCTTTCCGTGCAGCCAACAGGACCCTAGACAAGTCCCATCGTTGCAGGTCAGCGATCCAGCGCACCTTTGGTGCGCGCCGGGGGCGTGGTAAATCCTGTGGCGCGCGCCGGGGTGCTTCCGTCTGCCTCTGACGTGGGCTGATACCGCTGCGGGATGCTGGTGGGGTTCGTTCCGGCCGAAACCGATTGCTCTGTGATGCCGGTGAGCTCGCAGGTCAGCGTGGTGCTGGGGGCCGTCCACGGGAACCGTGGAGTGTTGCTGCGAGCACGTGCGTCAGAATTCCTGATTCACCCTGGCCCTCCCGGAACGGCGTACTGCTCGGCCGTCCGTCTGGGAGGGAGCGGGGCCATGGACGTGCTGCACGAACGCTGCGCGGGTCTGGACATCAGCAAGAAGGACGCCAAGGCGTGCGTCCGCACCCCGAACACCAAACGGCGGGGGTCATTCACCACCGAGACCACGACCTGGGGAGCGACGACGAACGCGGTGCTCGCCCTGCGCGATCACCTGCTCGCCGCCGAGGTCACCCTGGTCGTGATCGAGGCGACCTCCGACTACTGGAAGCCGTTCTACTACGTGCTGACCGGGGACTTGAACGTGATCCTGGTCAACGCCCGCCAGGTCAAGAACCTGCCCGGCCGCAAGACCGACGTCTCCGACGCGGCCTGGCTGGCCCAGCTCGGCGCCCACGGCCTGGTCCGCCCCTCGTTCGTCCCGCCGCAGCCGGTGCGCGAGCTTCGGGATCTGACCCGCGCCCGCACCCAGATGACCCGCGAACGCGGCCAGATCGTCCAGCGGCTGGAGAAGCTGCTGGAGGACACCGGGATCAAACTGGCCGCAGTCGCCTCCGACATCATGGGCGTCTCCGGCCGGGCCATGCTGGAGGCCCTCATCCGCGGCGAACGCGACCCGCAGACCCTCGCGGAGCTGGCCAAGCGCAAGCTCCGCAACAAGATCCCCGAACTCACCGAGGCCCTGACCGGCCGGTTCCGCGCCCACCACGCCTTCCTGACCAGGCTGCACCTGGACCACTACGACCAGCTCACCACCGCCATCGGGCAGCTGGATGAGCGGATCGAGGAGGCGATGGCCCCCTTTCGTCCCGCGCTCGACCTGCTCGACACCATCCCCGGGATCAACCGGGCCGTCGCCGAGGTGATCATCGCGGAGACCGGCGGCGACATGAGCCGTTTCACCTCCGGCAGGCACCTCGCCTCCTGGGCCGGGGTCTGCCCGGGCCACCACGAGTCCGCCGGCCGGACCAAGAGCACCAAGGTCCGGCCGGGCAATCCCTATCTCAAAGGCGCCCTCGGGCTCGCGGCGCTCGGCGCGGTGAGGACCAAGGACAGCTACCTGCCGGCCCGTTACAAGCGGCTCACCGCCCGCCGCGGCCCGATGCGGGCCCTGGTCGCCGTCGAGCACTCGATCATCACCGCGATCTGGCACATGCTCACCGACGACAAGCCTTACCACGAGCTCGGCGGCGCCTACTTCGCCCAGCGGGACCCCGAACGCGCCACCCGCCGCGCGATCAACGCGCTCAACCAACTCGGCTACACCGTCACCCTCAACCCGCTGGAACGCGCGGCCTGAGTGACCCGAGCCAGACACCCGACGACCACCCTGGCCACCGGGCACCCAGACCTGCCCACACTCACCCTGAACTGCTGCTATTTACGCGTCAGGAGCACTCTCCGCTTATTTGATCAACCATCGGACAACCCACCTCGTGAAAGCGCGAGGCTAGAAGGTGCGGACCTGGAGGGCTCGCACCTGAACGGAGCGAACCTGAACGGAGCGGACCTGAAGGGCGCGAAGCTGTACGACGTGAACTTGGGCACGGCAAGCCTGGATAGGGCTAACTTGCACGGTGCAACCCTGGAGGCCGCAAACCTGGAGGGCACATCCCTGGAAGGGCGAACCTGACAGGCACGATCCTGATGGGTGCAACCCTGGACGATGCGAACTTGCACCGCGCAGACCTGCGTGGCGCGGACCTGAGGGCCGCGTCCCTGATCCGTGCGGACCTGAAGGGCGCAAGGCGGGACTGACAGGCGCAGGCTGCGAGGGGGGTGCCGACGCGCGCCGCAGGATCAGCACACCGTCGACGGCGGCCCCCGAATACAGCCACGGACTGCGCAACCTCGCCACAAGCAACGGTGCGCACAGCATGCTCGACCGTTCAGACTGGCGCCGCGGCCACGGCCTCGGCCGCGGTTGCCGGTAAGTGCTTGCGTCCGCGATCAGCGGATTACGGGTTCTGGCTGACGTGTTGCAGGGTGGCGAGAACGGCATGGCAGTTCGCCACCGCGTTGTAGACGCGGCATCGGCAATCGTGCCCGCTCCAGGGCTGGCCCGTCACAGTGGGAGCGTTATGCCGAATTCCTGCATGGCGCTGGAGGGCGGGCCGCCTTCGGAGCGTTCGGTCTTGTAGCCCTTGACCCGAGGTTCGAGGGTGCGGGGGTCGACGGCCTCGGCAGGAGCGCTCTTGGCGTACAGGCCCACGGGCTGGCTGTCGCGGTCGTGAGGCAGGAGCCAGAAGACGCGGCGGCGGAACGTACCGGAGGCACGGGAGGGTTTGGCAGTGGGACCCAGGAGGGCGTAACCGACCATGCGGCCGTCACGGTGGTAGGCCGGCCTTCCCTTGCGGGTGGGGAGCCGGTCCAGGCTCTGGCGGACGTAGTCGAGGTGGTCGGTGTCCTCCAGCCACACGATGTCGGCTTCGTGGCTGATCTCGTCCTCGGTAATCAGGGAGCTCATGGGCGGTCCCTCTCCTCGTCGGTGAGCAGTCCGATGCCGGGGTAGTGCTTGCGCTGGTTGGACAGGATCATCTCCTTGGGCGAGGCCAGGCCCACGAGTTCCCGGGTGCGGGCGGCGAACGCGCGCGAGGACATGGCCGGCGCCCCTTCATTCTGGCACCAGGCCCGGTAGGCGGCGTAGAGCGCCGTCTGCTCCGCGCGCAGCTCGGCGTCGAGGCGGCAACACTCGTCGTAGAAGCGGCCGGTGTGGTCCTCGGTCTCCGCGTACGCGCTCGTGGCGATCCGGACGCGTTCAGGGCCGGTCAGGTCGCGGTCGCCGGCCAGGTAGCGGCGGGCGCCGTCGACGAGCCAGGTGAGGATGCCGGGGCCTTCCTCGGTGACGAGGAGGTCCGCGAGGTTGTCGATCTTGCGGTGGTCGGGGACGACCCGCTCGAACGGGATCAGTCGCATGCGGCGCCAGAACGCGAAGCCGCCGGTGCCGACTTCGGGGCGGTGGTTGCCCAGCAGCCACAGTTTGTGGGTGGGGTTAAAGCCGAAGAAGTCTTGCCGCATGCGGCGGGCTTTGATGCGGTCGCCGCCGGTCAGCAGCTTGACGCGGCCCTCGTCGAACTTGTCCCCCGGTTTGACCTCGGAACAGACGATGACGCGCCGGCCGTGCAGTTCGGCCAGGTCCGTGGGGTGGCCCTCGTAGGGGCGGGCCATCAGGAAGCCGGGCGGGGCCGCGTCCGCGTAGTCGCCCAGGAGTTTCATCAGGACGTCCAGGAGGACGGATTTGCCGTTCTTTCCGGAGCCGAAGAGGAAGGGCAGGACCTGGCCGCCGACGTCGCCGGTGACGGAGTAGCCCAGCAGGAGCTGCAGGTAGGCGATCATCTGCCGGTCTTCGGCGTCGGCGCCGAAGGTGTCGGTCAAAAACCGTTCCCAGCGCGGGATGGGCATGTTCTGCGGGCCGACGGCTGTGGAGCGGGAGTGGAAGTCTTTGTTGGGGTCGGGGACTTTGACCAGGCCGGTGCGCAGGTCGACGATCCCGTCGGGGGTGCACAGGGCGTACGGGTCAGCGTCCAGGAGGGCGGCGTTGAGAACCATGCCGGGGGCGGACTTGGCCTGGGCGAGCATCGCGTTCATGCCTGTGGTGGACAGCGCGCGGCGGCGATGCGACTGCAGGGCCTGGGCCGTGAACACGCTACGGGGGTCGTGGACGGCGATGGCCTCGGCGAGGTCACCGGCTGCCCAGAGCACGGTGTCGTCCTCGTCGATCTGCCAGCGGGTGGTGTCCCACCGGTACCAGCCCATCCCGGGCACGTGCCGGTAGTCGTTGGCATACAGCTTGACGAACAGCTTGGCGTTGCCGCGGTCGGTGAGGGTGTCGGGCAGGAGCCCGGCAGCGGTCGCTTCTCCGGCGGCCGCGCGGGAAGCATCGGCCTGGGCCGGCAG
This window harbors:
- a CDS encoding pentapeptide repeat-containing protein, producing the protein MGATLDDANLHRADLRGADLRAASLIRADLKGARRD
- a CDS encoding DUF6009 family protein translates to MSSLITEDEISHEADIVWLEDTDHLDYVRQSLDRLPTRKGRPAYHRDGRMVGYALLGPTAKPSRASGTFRRRVFWLLPHDRDSQPVGLYAKSAPAEAVDPRTLEPRVKGYKTERSEGGPPSSAMQEFGITLPL
- a CDS encoding IS110 family transposase — protein: MDVLHERCAGLDISKKDAKACVRTPNTKRRGSFTTETTTWGATTNAVLALRDHLLAAEVTLVVIEATSDYWKPFYYVLTGDLNVILVNARQVKNLPGRKTDVSDAAWLAQLGAHGLVRPSFVPPQPVRELRDLTRARTQMTRERGQIVQRLEKLLEDTGIKLAAVASDIMGVSGRAMLEALIRGERDPQTLAELAKRKLRNKIPELTEALTGRFRAHHAFLTRLHLDHYDQLTTAIGQLDERIEEAMAPFRPALDLLDTIPGINRAVAEVIIAETGGDMSRFTSGRHLASWAGVCPGHHESAGRTKSTKVRPGNPYLKGALGLAALGAVRTKDSYLPARYKRLTARRGPMRALVAVEHSIITAIWHMLTDDKPYHELGGAYFAQRDPERATRRAINALNQLGYTVTLNPLERAA
- a CDS encoding IS1380 family transposase, producing MSKRIGLYPRVRVEGGGSGTVSQAGAVLLVETVRKCGLDSAISTAMAPWRKPRAVHNPGKILLDVALATALGGDCLADVAMLRAEPDVFGPVASDPTVSRLIDALAAAGPKALTAIRSARAEVRSRVWELAGVRSPAADGHVIVDIDGVLVLAHSEKQDATATWKKTFGHHPLVAFVDHGQAGSGEPVAALLRPGNAGSNTASDHIETAQLALAQLPKHLRRGRKTLIRTDSAGGTHAFLDWLSRRGRWLSYSVGMTITDAIHQAVLKIPKKAWTPAYDADGTERPGAWVAEITDIPDLSTWPKGMRLIVRKERPHPGAQLRFTDLDGLRLTCFATNTQGGQLADLELRHRRRARCEDRIRNARDTGLRNLPLHDTAQNRIWLEIVQIALDLLAWMPMLALTAETRRWEPKRLRLRLFSAAAQLVTTGRCRWLRFTARWSWTDVITRAIQRLAALPNPG
- a CDS encoding DNA primase family protein, with translation MTSHGNETEALFEFDPEAVAAQIRNQARPAPATTVALPAQADASRAAAGEATAAGLLPDTLTDRGNAKLFVKLYANDYRHVPGMGWYRWDTTRWQIDEDDTVLWAAGDLAEAIAVHDPRSVFTAQALQSHRRRALSTTGMNAMLAQAKSAPGMVLNAALLDADPYALCTPDGIVDLRTGLVKVPDPNKDFHSRSTAVGPQNMPIPRWERFLTDTFGADAEDRQMIAYLQLLLGYSVTGDVGGQVLPFLFGSGKNGKSVLLDVLMKLLGDYADAAPPGFLMARPYEGHPTDLAELHGRRVIVCSEVKPGDKFDEGRVKLLTGGDRIKARRMRQDFFGFNPTHKLWLLGNHRPEVGTGGFAFWRRMRLIPFERVVPDHRKIDNLADLLVTEEGPGILTWLVDGARRYLAGDRDLTGPERVRIATSAYAETEDHTGRFYDECCRLDAELRAEQTALYAAYRAWCQNEGAPAMSSRAFAARTRELVGLASPKEMILSNQRKHYPGIGLLTDEERDRP
- a CDS encoding pentapeptide repeat-containing protein, yielding MTRARHPTTTLATGHPDLPTLTLNCCYLRVRSTLRLFDQPSDNPPRESARLEGADLEGSHLNGANLNGADLKGAKLYDVNLGTASLDRANLHGATLEAANLEGTSLEGRT